One genomic segment of Pseudomonas sp. RU47 includes these proteins:
- a CDS encoding PACE efflux transporter, with protein MQGVKRKLVYVSLYEVIGMTFSALGLALLSGTSPGSTGPLAVIITTIAVTWNFIYTSLFEHWESRQISRTRTVKRRIAHAVGFQLTLIVFLIPLIAWWMNISLVQAFLLDLALIIFIPCYTFAFNWLFDRIFGLPASALPDSTAAA; from the coding sequence ATGCAAGGCGTCAAACGCAAACTGGTCTATGTATCGCTCTACGAAGTGATCGGCATGACCTTCTCCGCCCTCGGTCTGGCGCTGTTGTCCGGCACCTCCCCGGGCAGCACCGGGCCGCTGGCAGTGATCATCACCACCATCGCCGTGACCTGGAACTTCATTTACACCTCGTTGTTCGAGCACTGGGAAAGCCGCCAGATTTCACGTACTCGCACAGTAAAACGACGCATCGCCCACGCCGTCGGCTTTCAACTGACGCTGATCGTGTTCCTGATTCCGTTGATCGCGTGGTGGATGAACATCAGTCTGGTACAAGCCTTCCTCCTGGATCTGGCGCTGATCATTTTCATCCCCTGCTACACGTTTGCCTTCAACTGGCTGTTTGACCGGATCTTCGGGTTGCCTGCCTCGGCGCTACCGGATTCGACCGCTGCGGCATAA
- a CDS encoding LysR family transcriptional regulator, protein MNFNSDSIELFLAVIERGSFSAAARALGRVPSAVSMSIGNLEAELGYLLFDRSHREPQPTAMALSLVPHARLIAEQLKQLQVHAVELSLGLESKLSIGVVADIDRRRLLAAIKVIAERHPLLDIEVLTAPQDDVLAMLHSGRVSVCLAFAGLSMNVLERFQFVGSERMIATLAADSPQLQGQDVFLEDLVHVRQIIVASRDLPISETRPLVAESYWRTDSLETAMEMVEAGLGWGNFPLSVVQSRLDSGRLKRLNFRNIENGLVMPVHAVWLKSQPLQKGAHALVELLGG, encoded by the coding sequence GTGAATTTCAACAGCGACAGCATCGAGCTGTTTCTTGCCGTGATCGAGCGCGGCTCGTTTTCGGCGGCGGCTCGAGCGTTAGGTCGGGTGCCTTCCGCCGTCAGCATGAGTATTGGCAATCTTGAAGCGGAGCTGGGTTATCTGCTCTTCGACCGCAGCCATCGCGAACCGCAGCCCACGGCGATGGCGTTGTCGCTGGTACCCCATGCGCGGCTTATTGCCGAGCAGCTCAAGCAGTTGCAAGTGCATGCGGTGGAACTGTCGTTGGGACTGGAGAGCAAGTTGTCGATCGGCGTGGTCGCGGACATCGACCGGCGGCGTTTGCTGGCGGCGATCAAGGTGATCGCCGAGCGTCATCCGCTGCTCGATATCGAAGTGCTCACCGCGCCGCAAGATGACGTGCTGGCGATGCTGCACAGTGGCCGGGTCAGCGTGTGCCTGGCGTTCGCCGGGCTGAGCATGAATGTGCTGGAGCGTTTTCAGTTCGTCGGCAGCGAACGGATGATCGCCACGCTGGCGGCGGACAGTCCGCAGTTACAGGGGCAGGATGTGTTTCTCGAGGATCTGGTGCATGTGCGGCAGATCATCGTCGCCAGCCGCGACTTGCCGATCAGTGAGACGCGGCCGTTGGTGGCAGAGTCGTATTGGCGCACCGACAGTCTTGAGACGGCAATGGAAATGGTCGAGGCGGGATTGGGTTGGGGCAATTTTCCGCTGTCGGTGGTGCAGTCGCGGCTGGACAGCGGACGGCTGAAACGGCTGAATTTCCGCAACATCGAAAATGGTTTGGTGATGCCGGTGCACGCGGTGTGGCTCAAGAGCCAGCCATTGCAGAAGGGCGCGCATGCCCTCGTCGAATTGTTGGGCGGTTGA
- a CDS encoding GyrI-like domain-containing protein, with product MDEQTRVEVAEPRFEHGHFLLIAGFRGRFTQDTAKDIPALWEKFLPHLGKIQGQKNEVTYGVCSNFDGKGGFDYIAGVEISKLDDLDQKVYQWVEVLPRQYAVFEHKGPLDQLPQTLQYIYKTWLPTSHYVELNAPELERYSADFNPKLHTGKLEICVPVDTKA from the coding sequence ATGGATGAGCAAACACGCGTCGAAGTGGCTGAACCTCGCTTCGAACATGGACACTTCCTGCTGATTGCAGGCTTTCGCGGTCGATTTACCCAAGACACAGCCAAAGACATTCCGGCGTTGTGGGAAAAGTTCTTGCCGCACCTGGGAAAGATCCAAGGGCAAAAGAACGAAGTGACCTACGGTGTCTGCAGCAACTTCGATGGCAAGGGCGGCTTCGATTACATCGCCGGGGTGGAAATCAGCAAGCTCGATGACCTCGACCAGAAGGTCTACCAGTGGGTGGAAGTGCTGCCCCGGCAATACGCGGTGTTCGAGCACAAGGGACCGCTCGATCAGTTGCCGCAAACCCTGCAATACATCTACAAGACCTGGTTGCCGACCTCTCATTACGTGGAGCTCAACGCCCCGGAGCTGGAGCGCTACAGCGCCGATTTCAATCCGAAGCTGCACACCGGCAAGCTGGAAATCTGCGTGCCGGTCGATACCAAGGCCTGA
- a CDS encoding LacI family DNA-binding transcriptional regulator: protein MTTPKNDKNTRTTGRPTLNEVARLAGVSPITASRALRGVSTVATELVEKVQKAALELNYVVNPAARALASAQSHSVVVLVPSLSNLLFIDTLEAIHRVLTPKGFEVLIGNFHYSRDEEENLLRNYMAYQPRGFLLTGFDRTESSRRMIEASNIPCVYMMELDSAAGVNCVGFSQLSAGETAAEHLLSRGRKRLAYIGAQLDQRTLLRGEGFRKALQKAGRYDPDLEVLTPRSSSVGLGGELFMQLLAAHPDVDAIFFGNDDLAQGALLEALRHGIKIPEQVAILGFNDLPMSEHMVPRLSSINTPREAIGRRAAEQMLTLMAGNSVARPVEDMGFELKIREST from the coding sequence ATGACCACCCCTAAAAACGATAAAAATACCCGCACCACCGGCCGTCCTACCCTGAATGAAGTTGCCCGCCTGGCCGGTGTCAGCCCGATTACCGCTTCTCGCGCCTTGCGTGGGGTCAGCACGGTCGCCACCGAACTGGTGGAAAAAGTGCAGAAAGCCGCCCTCGAGCTCAACTACGTAGTAAACCCGGCCGCCCGCGCGTTGGCCTCGGCGCAGAGCCATTCGGTGGTGGTTCTGGTGCCTTCGTTATCCAACTTGCTGTTCATCGATACGCTGGAAGCCATTCATCGGGTATTGACACCCAAAGGCTTCGAAGTGCTGATCGGCAACTTCCACTACTCGCGCGATGAAGAAGAAAACCTGCTGCGCAACTACATGGCCTATCAGCCGCGTGGATTTTTGCTGACCGGGTTTGATCGCACGGAAAGTTCGCGGCGGATGATCGAGGCGAGCAACATTCCCTGCGTGTACATGATGGAACTGGACAGCGCCGCCGGGGTGAATTGCGTCGGCTTCTCGCAGCTCAGTGCCGGTGAAACGGCGGCCGAGCATTTGCTCTCACGTGGACGCAAGCGTCTGGCTTACATTGGCGCACAGCTCGATCAGCGCACCTTGTTGCGTGGTGAAGGTTTTCGCAAAGCGCTGCAGAAGGCCGGGCGTTATGACCCGGATCTGGAAGTGCTGACGCCGCGCTCTTCATCGGTGGGCTTGGGCGGGGAACTGTTTATGCAATTGCTCGCGGCGCATCCGGATGTTGATGCGATCTTCTTTGGTAACGACGATTTGGCGCAGGGAGCGTTGCTGGAAGCACTGCGCCACGGCATCAAGATTCCCGAGCAGGTGGCGATTCTCGGTTTTAACGACTTGCCGATGTCCGAGCACATGGTGCCGCGCCTGAGCAGCATCAACACCCCGCGTGAAGCAATTGGCCGGCGGGCGGCGGAGCAGATGTTGACGTTGATGGCCGGTAACAGCGTGGCGCGCCCGGTGGAAGACATGGGCTTCGAACTGAAGATTCGTGAAAGCACATAA
- a CDS encoding GntP family permease translates to MFGMSHETFLLLDAVVTVIGLIILITKFKIHPFISLTIAAAFLGLTSGMPIGTIIKAFQDGFGGVLGFVGIILALGTMLGKMMAESGGADQIAQTLIRAFGKDKVQWAMMFAAFLVGIPLFFEIGFVLLIPLVFIVARRTGVSIIKIGIPLLAGLSAVHGLVPPHPGPLLAIGVFGADIGKTILYGLIVALPTAIIAGPIFGTFIAKHIPGHPNQELVDQLARENDDSTTLPSFSITLITVLLPVFLMLLKTFADVALPDGHFFRIWMDMIGHPISALLLALLLSLYTFGHKQGIGSQQMLKWLDASLAPTAAIILIIGAGGGFKQMLVTSGVGDVIGHMAVSAQISPILLAWLVAAVIRIATGSATVATITGAGIVVPVVGMIPGVNRELLVLATGAGSLILSHVNDAGFWLVKQYFNMTVAETFKTWTAMETILSIVALGFILLLSLFV, encoded by the coding sequence ATGTTTGGCATGTCCCATGAGACGTTCCTGCTGCTCGATGCAGTGGTCACGGTAATCGGCCTGATTATCCTGATCACCAAATTCAAGATTCACCCGTTCATTTCCCTGACCATCGCCGCCGCGTTCCTCGGCCTGACGTCGGGCATGCCGATCGGCACCATCATCAAGGCGTTCCAGGACGGCTTCGGTGGCGTGCTCGGTTTCGTCGGCATCATCCTTGCGCTGGGCACCATGCTCGGCAAAATGATGGCCGAATCGGGCGGGGCGGATCAGATCGCCCAGACCCTGATCCGGGCGTTCGGTAAAGACAAAGTCCAGTGGGCGATGATGTTCGCCGCGTTCCTGGTGGGCATTCCGCTGTTCTTCGAAATCGGCTTCGTATTGCTGATTCCGCTTGTGTTCATCGTTGCGCGCCGCACTGGCGTGTCGATCATCAAGATCGGTATCCCGCTGCTCGCCGGTCTGTCCGCGGTGCACGGTCTGGTGCCACCGCACCCGGGTCCGCTGCTGGCCATCGGTGTGTTCGGCGCTGACATCGGCAAGACCATTCTTTATGGTCTGATCGTTGCGCTGCCGACCGCGATCATCGCCGGCCCGATTTTCGGTACGTTCATCGCCAAGCACATTCCGGGTCACCCGAATCAGGAACTGGTCGATCAACTGGCCCGTGAAAACGACGACTCGACCACGCTGCCGAGCTTCAGCATCACCCTGATCACCGTGCTGCTGCCGGTGTTCCTGATGCTGCTGAAAACCTTCGCTGACGTGGCGCTGCCGGACGGTCACTTCTTCCGTATCTGGATGGACATGATCGGCCACCCGATCTCGGCGCTGCTGCTGGCGTTGCTGCTGTCGCTGTACACCTTCGGGCACAAGCAGGGCATCGGTTCCCAGCAGATGCTCAAGTGGCTCGACGCGAGCCTGGCGCCAACCGCCGCGATCATCCTGATCATCGGTGCTGGTGGTGGCTTCAAGCAGATGCTGGTCACCAGCGGTGTGGGCGATGTGATCGGCCACATGGCGGTCAGCGCACAGATTTCGCCGATCCTGCTGGCGTGGCTGGTGGCGGCGGTGATTCGTATCGCGACCGGTTCGGCGACTGTGGCAACCATTACAGGCGCGGGCATTGTGGTGCCGGTGGTGGGGATGATTCCGGGTGTGAACCGTGAGCTGCTGGTGCTGGCTACCGGTGCCGGTTCGTTGATCCTGTCCCACGTGAACGACGCCGGTTTCTGGCTGGTGAAGCAATACTTCAACATGACCGTGGCCGAGACGTTCAAGACCTGGACGGCGATGGAAACCATCCTCTCCATCGTCGCGTTGGGCTTTATCCTGCTGTTGTCGCTGTTCGTGTAA
- a CDS encoding GNAT family N-acetyltransferase, with the protein MNTVIRNVTAADLDRCYAIETVAYEGDEAATLEKIATRIATWPEGFIVAEVDGVVAGFVNSGAAFDVQMSDEAFKELIGHDPKGPNVVIMSVVVHPDYQGQGLAKRLMGEFIERMRGMDKATIHLMCKEKHIPLYAGFGFAYIKPSESDHGGMAWHEMILTL; encoded by the coding sequence ATGAACACCGTTATCCGCAACGTCACCGCCGCCGACCTGGACCGCTGCTACGCCATCGAAACCGTCGCTTACGAAGGTGACGAAGCGGCCACCCTCGAGAAGATCGCTACGCGCATTGCCACTTGGCCAGAGGGCTTTATCGTTGCCGAGGTAGATGGCGTGGTGGCGGGTTTCGTCAACTCCGGCGCGGCGTTTGACGTGCAGATGTCGGACGAGGCGTTCAAGGAACTGATCGGCCATGACCCGAAAGGCCCGAACGTGGTGATCATGTCGGTGGTGGTGCACCCGGATTATCAGGGGCAGGGATTGGCCAAGCGCTTGATGGGCGAGTTCATCGAGCGCATGCGCGGGATGGATAAAGCGACGATTCACCTGATGTGCAAGGAGAAGCATATTCCGTTGTATGCCGGGTTTGGCTTTGCCTACATCAAGCCGTCGGAGTCGGATCACGGCGGCATGGCGTGGCACGAGATGATCCTGACCCTCTAA
- a CDS encoding gluconokinase, producing the protein MSHPITALVIMGVAGCGKTCVSEALCQLSGATAIEGDTFHPAANIEKMSAGIPLNDDDRAGWLDSLCDELRRVDASGKRPVLTCSALKHSYREVLRSALPGLGFVFLELTPEVAAERVSHRPGHFMPATLIESQFATLESPKGEPLTLALNASIHSVEELASQAHVWWQAHGLKQAV; encoded by the coding sequence ATGAGTCATCCCATCACCGCCCTGGTCATCATGGGCGTTGCCGGTTGCGGCAAGACGTGCGTCAGCGAGGCCTTGTGCCAATTGAGCGGCGCCACTGCCATTGAAGGCGATACTTTCCATCCGGCCGCGAACATCGAAAAGATGAGCGCGGGGATCCCCCTGAACGACGACGACCGTGCCGGCTGGCTCGACAGCCTGTGCGATGAACTGCGTCGCGTTGATGCGTCGGGCAAACGTCCGGTGCTGACCTGTTCGGCCCTTAAACACAGTTATCGCGAAGTGTTGCGCAGTGCCTTGCCGGGCCTGGGCTTCGTGTTTCTTGAGTTGACCCCTGAAGTCGCCGCTGAACGTGTGTCCCACCGTCCGGGCCACTTCATGCCGGCCACGCTGATCGAAAGCCAGTTCGCCACCCTCGAATCGCCCAAGGGCGAGCCGTTGACCTTGGCCCTGAATGCTTCGATCCACAGCGTTGAAGAACTGGCGTCCCAGGCTCATGTCTGGTGGCAGGCCCACGGTCTGAAGCAGGCGGTATGA
- the alaC gene encoding alanine transaminase → MAEQGSPRRFARIDRLPPYVFNITAELKMAARRRGEDIIDLSMGNPDGATPPHIVEKLVQVAQREDTHGYSTSKGIPRLRRAISNWYKQRYEVDIDPESEAIVTIGSKEGLAHLMLATLDQGDTVLVPNPSYPIHIYGAVIAGAQVRSVPLVPGVDFFDELERAIRGSIPKPKMMILGFPSNPTAQCVELDFFERVIALAKQYDVLVIHDLAYADIVYDGWKAPSIMQVPGAKDIAVEFFTLSKSYNMAGWRIGFMVGNPELVNALARIKSYHDYGTFTPLQVAAIAALEGDQQCVRDIAEQYRQRRNVLVKGLHELGWMVENPKASMYVWAKIPEAYAHLGSLEFAKKLLAEAKVCVSPGVGFGEYGDDHVRFALIENQDRIRQAVRGIRGMFRADGLAPKTTA, encoded by the coding sequence ATGGCTGAACAAGGTTCGCCGCGCCGCTTTGCGCGCATAGATCGACTCCCCCCTTACGTTTTCAACATCACCGCCGAGCTGAAGATGGCCGCGCGGCGTCGTGGTGAAGACATCATCGACTTGAGCATGGGCAACCCCGACGGCGCCACGCCGCCGCACATTGTCGAAAAACTCGTCCAGGTTGCCCAACGCGAAGACACCCACGGTTACTCGACGTCCAAGGGCATTCCGCGCCTGCGCCGGGCGATTTCCAACTGGTACAAGCAACGCTACGAAGTCGACATCGACCCGGAAAGCGAAGCCATTGTCACCATCGGTTCCAAGGAAGGCCTGGCGCATCTGATGCTGGCGACCCTGGATCAGGGCGACACTGTTTTGGTGCCCAACCCGAGCTATCCGATTCACATCTACGGTGCGGTGATTGCCGGCGCCCAAGTGCGTTCGGTGCCGCTGGTGCCGGGTGTGGATTTCTTCGATGAGCTGGAACGGGCCATTCGTGGCTCGATTCCGAAGCCAAAAATGATGATCCTCGGCTTCCCGTCGAACCCGACTGCACAGTGTGTGGAGCTGGATTTCTTCGAACGGGTGATCGCCCTCGCCAAGCAGTATGACGTGCTGGTGATTCACGATCTGGCTTACGCCGACATCGTCTACGACGGCTGGAAAGCCCCGTCGATCATGCAGGTGCCGGGTGCCAAGGACATCGCGGTGGAGTTTTTCACCCTGTCCAAGAGCTACAACATGGCCGGCTGGCGCATCGGCTTCATGGTCGGTAACCCGGAACTGGTCAACGCCTTGGCGCGGATCAAGAGCTACCACGACTACGGCACCTTCACCCCGCTGCAAGTCGCCGCAATTGCCGCGCTGGAAGGTGATCAGCAGTGCGTGCGCGACATTGCCGAGCAGTATCGCCAGCGCCGCAACGTGCTGGTCAAAGGTCTGCATGAACTGGGCTGGATGGTCGAGAATCCGAAGGCGTCGATGTATGTCTGGGCGAAGATTCCCGAGGCGTATGCGCATCTGGGTTCGCTGGAATTCGCCAAAAAACTGCTGGCCGAGGCCAAGGTGTGCGTCTCGCCGGGGGTGGGGTTTGGCGAGTATGGCGATGACCATGTGCGCTTTGCGCTGATCGAAAACCAGGACCGGATTCGTCAGGCGGTACGCGGGATTCGCGGGATGTTCCGGGCGGATGGCCTGGCCCCGAAAACCACTGCCTGA
- a CDS encoding pyridoxamine 5'-phosphate oxidase family protein, producing the protein MIDSIEALEAIYGLPHERAVRKQIGFLNEDYQAMVRVSPLVIVSSVGADGLDNSPRGDKPGFVRIIDERTLALPDRPGNNRIDTLRNVLQDSRVSLLFIIPGIGETLRVNGTATISAEPQLLESFAVNGKPAKTVLLVTVEAAFFHCSKAFVRSDAWNPETHLPRSALPSAGAFHKRLNDGEFDAETYDREAPKRVSDTLY; encoded by the coding sequence ATGATCGATTCAATCGAAGCGCTGGAAGCGATTTACGGACTGCCCCACGAGCGGGCGGTGCGCAAGCAGATCGGTTTTCTCAACGAGGATTATCAGGCGATGGTGCGGGTTTCGCCGCTGGTCATCGTCAGCTCGGTGGGCGCCGATGGCCTCGATAATTCGCCGCGCGGGGACAAGCCCGGGTTTGTGCGGATCATCGATGAGCGCACCCTGGCCCTGCCGGATCGCCCGGGCAACAACCGCATCGATACCCTGCGCAATGTGCTGCAGGATTCGCGGGTGTCGCTGCTGTTCATCATTCCGGGGATTGGTGAAACGTTGCGGGTTAATGGCACGGCGACGATCAGCGCGGAGCCGCAGTTGCTGGAAAGCTTTGCGGTGAATGGCAAACCGGCGAAAACGGTGTTGCTGGTGACGGTGGAAGCGGCGTTCTTTCATTGCTCGAAAGCCTTCGTCCGCTCGGATGCGTGGAATCCTGAAACGCATCTGCCGCGCTCGGCCCTGCCCTCTGCCGGTGCCTTCCACAAACGTCTGAACGATGGCGAGTTCGACGCCGAAACCTACGACCGCGAAGCCCCGAAAAGAGTAAGTGACACCCTCTACTGA
- a CDS encoding LysE family translocator: protein MEFTSGFLLSLSLCLDIGVANIAMITLAMQRGYFQGFALGLGTCVGDLIYAVLALAGMTVLLQYETVRWVLWIGGSVLLIYFAAKMIYSAIHHEALLAETAEVGQNSHRKEFFRGIFLAMSSPSAILWFAAVGGTLIARSGGGGPLSSALFLGGFLCAGLLWSAGLCFAASHGGKLLGDKLLRYSYLASAAIFCYFAVYVIVSGYNEFVGSGAVEQLHSL from the coding sequence ATGGAATTCACCAGCGGCTTCTTGCTGAGCCTTTCGCTGTGCCTGGATATCGGCGTGGCCAACATCGCCATGATCACCCTGGCGATGCAGCGCGGTTACTTTCAGGGCTTTGCTCTGGGCCTCGGCACCTGTGTCGGCGACCTGATTTACGCGGTGCTGGCGCTGGCCGGAATGACGGTTTTGCTGCAATACGAAACCGTGCGCTGGGTGCTGTGGATCGGTGGTTCGGTGCTGCTGATCTACTTTGCGGCAAAGATGATCTACTCGGCGATCCATCACGAAGCGCTGCTAGCCGAGACAGCGGAAGTGGGGCAGAACTCCCATCGCAAGGAGTTCTTCCGGGGGATTTTTCTCGCCATGTCATCGCCAAGCGCGATTCTCTGGTTTGCAGCGGTCGGCGGCACCTTGATTGCCCGTTCCGGTGGCGGCGGCCCTTTGAGTTCGGCGCTGTTCCTTGGCGGTTTCCTTTGCGCCGGACTGCTGTGGTCGGCGGGTTTGTGCTTCGCGGCGAGCCACGGCGGCAAACTGCTGGGCGACAAGCTGTTGCGCTATTCCTACCTGGCATCTGCAGCAATCTTCTGCTATTTCGCGGTCTACGTGATCGTATCCGGCTATAACGAGTTTGTCGGTTCGGGCGCCGTCGAGCAGTTGCATTCGCTGTAA